From Salipiger profundus, a single genomic window includes:
- a CDS encoding SDR family oxidoreductase encodes MDLGIAGKRALVIGGTSGLGLASAEALAAEGVNLALSARNTDTLAEVTERLAGEHGITAESYAGDVTKQDDVKRMRAEVEASGGIDILILNTPRPPSPMRDFFDETEDERWQVAYHNQLESALFVLRHLAPLLRGKGWGRLVAITSASVKQPMPRHAVSSIFRAGVHAALKHLVDELGPDGVTVNAVAPATVITPTFANYHNLDARVAAIPLKRPGKGEELGATVAFLSSEHAGFITGETIQFDGGMTRALL; translated from the coding sequence ATGGATCTGGGGATCGCGGGAAAGCGCGCGCTGGTGATTGGCGGCACGTCGGGGCTGGGCCTGGCAAGCGCCGAGGCGCTGGCCGCAGAAGGGGTCAACCTGGCGCTTTCTGCGCGCAACACCGACACTCTGGCCGAGGTTACGGAACGGCTTGCCGGCGAGCATGGCATCACCGCCGAGAGCTATGCCGGAGACGTGACGAAGCAGGACGACGTGAAGCGCATGCGCGCCGAGGTCGAAGCCTCCGGTGGCATCGACATCCTCATCCTGAACACGCCGCGCCCGCCGAGCCCGATGCGGGACTTCTTCGACGAGACCGAGGACGAGCGCTGGCAGGTCGCCTATCACAACCAGCTTGAAAGCGCCCTTTTCGTGCTCCGGCATCTTGCGCCGCTTCTGCGAGGCAAGGGATGGGGGCGGCTCGTGGCCATCACCTCGGCCAGCGTGAAGCAGCCGATGCCACGCCACGCGGTCAGCTCGATCTTCCGCGCCGGCGTGCACGCCGCGCTCAAGCACCTTGTCGACGAACTCGGCCCCGACGGCGTGACGGTGAATGCCGTCGCCCCGGCCACGGTCATCACCCCCACCTTTGCCAACTACCATAACCTCGATGCGCGGGTCGCTGCGATCCCGCTCAAGCGTCCCGGCAAGGGCGAGGAGCTCGGTGCGACGGTGGCGTTCCTGTCGTCTGAGCACGCGGGCTTCATCACCGGCGAGACGATCCAGTTCGATGGCGGCATGACCCGGGCGTTGCTGTGA
- a CDS encoding SDR family NAD(P)-dependent oxidoreductase produces the protein MSGLENRTALITGGASGIGAASAALMSARGARVVVADLGEGAPPEGGRAERLDVTDAEAVTDLLDRLAAEGWLPDILVNSAGMREFADPLEIAEADWLRILNVNLNGTFNVAQGVARRLRDTGRSGAIVNVASTSGLLASEGRAAYVSAKHGVVGLTKQLSLDLGPLGIRVNAVAPGVIRTPMTEMYFSDPDMSDRLRRAYPLGRAGAPEEVAEVIAFLASDLARYVTGAVVPVDGGYTAGRRK, from the coding sequence GTGAGCGGGCTCGAGAACAGAACGGCTCTCATCACCGGCGGTGCAAGCGGCATCGGCGCCGCGAGCGCCGCCCTGATGAGCGCGCGCGGAGCCCGCGTCGTCGTCGCCGACCTCGGCGAAGGCGCGCCGCCCGAAGGCGGCCGCGCCGAGAGGCTCGACGTGACCGACGCCGAGGCCGTCACGGACCTGCTGGACAGGCTCGCAGCCGAAGGGTGGTTGCCGGACATCCTCGTGAACTCCGCGGGGATGCGTGAATTCGCCGACCCGCTGGAAATTGCCGAGGCTGACTGGCTGCGTATCCTCAACGTCAACCTCAACGGCACCTTCAACGTGGCGCAAGGCGTGGCCAGGAGACTGCGCGATACCGGCCGGTCCGGGGCGATCGTCAATGTTGCCTCGACCTCGGGGCTGCTCGCCTCGGAGGGGCGCGCGGCTTACGTCTCGGCCAAGCATGGCGTCGTGGGTCTGACCAAGCAGCTGTCGCTCGATCTCGGGCCGCTGGGCATCCGGGTGAACGCCGTGGCGCCCGGGGTGATCCGCACGCCGATGACCGAGATGTATTTCTCGGACCCCGACATGAGCGACCGGTTGCGCCGGGCCTATCCGCTCGGCCGTGCCGGCGCCCCCGAGGAAGTGGCCGAGGTCATCGCCTTTCTCGCGTCGGATCTGGCACGCTACGTGACGGGCGCGGTGGTGCCGGTCGACGGCGGCTACACCGCCGGGCGGCGGAAGTGA
- a CDS encoding NADP-dependent oxidoreductase: MKSVAFNEFGDSSVLEVIDRDIPVPGAGEVVVKVTAAPVNPTDLLMRDGKQAALMTELQPPYIAGMEFSGHVHACGEGVELAARLPVIGVTNPRRPEGGAHTEYVCVPAGQVAEVPEGTDLVTAATVPMNALTAMLSLELVALEAGQVLLVTGGAGMLGGSVLQLAHQAGLKVATNAAEADADLVRSLGADVVLPRSEGLSEAFKAEFGEADGLIDGALIGDHVAHLVKPGATAVSLRKSNPITDSRLNCTYVSVLDGMARPEMVAAVAEHIAKGTLKGRVAPDGVFAFTDARAAFEMAEANKARGRVVLSFAD, translated from the coding sequence ATGAAAAGCGTAGCCTTCAACGAATTCGGGGACTCCTCGGTGCTCGAGGTCATCGACCGCGACATCCCGGTCCCCGGTGCCGGCGAAGTGGTCGTCAAGGTGACCGCCGCGCCGGTCAATCCGACCGATCTGTTGATGCGCGACGGCAAGCAGGCCGCGTTGATGACCGAGCTTCAGCCGCCCTACATTGCGGGCATGGAATTCTCGGGCCATGTTCACGCCTGCGGCGAGGGCGTGGAGCTGGCGGCCAGACTTCCGGTGATCGGTGTCACCAACCCGCGCCGCCCGGAGGGCGGCGCGCACACAGAGTATGTCTGCGTGCCGGCGGGGCAGGTGGCCGAAGTGCCCGAGGGCACCGACCTGGTGACCGCGGCGACCGTGCCGATGAACGCGCTGACCGCGATGCTCTCGCTCGAGTTGGTCGCGCTCGAGGCCGGGCAGGTGCTGCTCGTCACCGGCGGTGCCGGCATGCTCGGCGGCTCCGTGCTTCAACTGGCGCACCAGGCCGGTCTCAAGGTCGCCACCAACGCGGCGGAGGCGGATGCCGATCTGGTCCGGTCGCTCGGCGCCGACGTCGTGCTGCCACGAAGCGAGGGGCTCTCGGAGGCCTTCAAGGCGGAGTTCGGAGAAGCCGACGGCCTGATCGACGGGGCACTGATCGGCGATCACGTCGCGCATCTGGTCAAGCCCGGTGCCACGGCTGTCTCGCTTCGCAAGTCCAACCCCATCACCGACTCGCGCCTGAACTGCACCTACGTCTCGGTGCTCGACGGCATGGCGCGGCCCGAGATGGTCGCAGCGGTGGCCGAGCATATCGCGAAGGGAACGCTCAAGGGGCGTGTCGCCCCTGACGGCGTCTTCGCGTTCACCGATGCCCGCGCAGCCTTCGAGATGGCCGAGGCCAACAAGGCACGCGGCCGCGTGGTCCTGAGCTTCGCCGACTGA
- a CDS encoding SDR family NAD(P)-dependent oxidoreductase produces the protein MTEGKRLAGRKIVITGAASGIGKAVAELFMSEGASVGLLDLDATGAAATLGENSGASAGVDVTDERSVETAVGEVAEAMGGIDGVVNAAGIMLTGKLLDMPVDAWRKQIDVNLDGTYLVIRACLPHLQKAEAATVVNIASAQGLLPNAPGLSSYAASKGAVVAVSRSLAAELAPAIRVNSVCPGLVDTPMGAPYMQNSGNYALGRPADPTEIAESILWLSSPASSYVTGAALAVDGGRSFH, from the coding sequence ATGACCGAAGGAAAACGGCTCGCGGGCCGGAAGATCGTGATCACCGGGGCAGCCTCTGGGATCGGAAAGGCCGTTGCGGAGCTGTTCATGTCCGAGGGCGCCTCGGTGGGGCTGCTCGACCTGGACGCCACGGGGGCCGCGGCCACGCTCGGAGAGAATTCCGGGGCGTCCGCCGGCGTCGACGTGACCGACGAGCGCTCGGTCGAGACCGCCGTCGGCGAGGTGGCCGAGGCCATGGGCGGCATCGACGGTGTCGTCAACGCCGCCGGGATCATGCTCACCGGCAAGCTGCTCGACATGCCGGTCGATGCGTGGCGCAAGCAGATCGACGTGAACCTCGACGGCACCTACCTGGTGATCCGGGCTTGCCTGCCGCATCTCCAGAAGGCCGAGGCCGCGACCGTGGTCAACATCGCGTCGGCGCAGGGGCTGCTGCCGAACGCGCCGGGCCTGTCGAGCTATGCCGCATCGAAGGGCGCGGTGGTGGCCGTCAGCCGGTCGCTCGCCGCCGAGCTTGCGCCGGCGATCCGCGTCAACAGCGTGTGCCCCGGCCTTGTCGATACTCCGATGGGGGCGCCCTACATGCAGAACAGCGGAAACTACGCGCTCGGCCGGCCGGCCGACCCGACGGAGATCGCCGAGTCGATCCTCTGGCTCAGCAGCCCGGCGTCGAGCTACGTCACCGGCGCCGCCCTCGCCGTGGATGGCGGGCGCTCGTTCCACTGA
- a CDS encoding SDR family NAD(P)-dependent oxidoreductase — protein MSRFAGKVALITGAANGQGAEEARRFAAEGASVVVTDIDEANGQKVVDTITEAGGKAAWCRHDAGSEADWQAAIALARDRFGGLNILVNNAGIVPRTTIEETSLGAWEKAMAINLTGPMLGMKLAAPLMRDSGGGAIVNVSSAAGLMAHYDAAYTASKWGLRGLSKTASVEFAPWGIRVNSIHPGQIEGTALFSSASPALAQSLRASIPMERAGTPTECADLVLFLSSDESSFITGAEIAIDGGYSAGSTTFMRQQMKKSLGS, from the coding sequence ATGAGCAGGTTTGCAGGCAAGGTCGCGCTGATCACGGGCGCGGCGAACGGGCAGGGCGCGGAAGAAGCGCGACGGTTCGCGGCCGAGGGCGCCTCGGTCGTCGTGACCGACATCGACGAAGCGAACGGACAGAAGGTCGTCGACACGATCACCGAAGCGGGCGGGAAGGCCGCGTGGTGCCGCCACGACGCCGGAAGCGAGGCGGACTGGCAGGCGGCCATCGCGCTCGCCCGAGACCGTTTTGGCGGGCTCAACATCCTCGTCAACAACGCGGGCATCGTTCCCCGCACGACGATCGAGGAAACCTCGCTCGGTGCCTGGGAAAAGGCGATGGCGATCAACCTGACCGGACCGATGCTGGGCATGAAGCTGGCCGCGCCGCTGATGCGGGACAGCGGCGGTGGCGCGATCGTCAACGTGTCCTCGGCGGCGGGTCTGATGGCCCACTACGACGCCGCCTACACGGCCAGCAAATGGGGGCTGCGCGGGTTGTCGAAGACGGCCTCGGTGGAATTCGCGCCCTGGGGCATCCGGGTGAACTCGATCCACCCGGGCCAGATCGAGGGCACCGCGCTGTTTTCCAGCGCCTCGCCCGCATTGGCGCAGTCGCTGCGCGCCAGCATTCCGATGGAACGGGCGGGGACGCCGACGGAATGCGCCGACCTGGTGCTCTTCCTTTCGTCCGACGAGAGCAGTTTCATTACCGGCGCCGAGATCGCGATCGACGGCGGCTACAGCGCCGGATCGACCACTTTCATGCGCCAGCAGATGAAGAAATCGCTCGGCAGCTGA
- a CDS encoding NADH:flavin oxidoreductase/NADH oxidase: MSKLAQSLSLRGVTLPNRVMVSPMCTYGTSGDGVATDWHFAHYGRLAMGGAGMVMLEATSIDPVGRHSYADLGIWTDEQAEALGRIAGFIKAQGSVAAIQLQHAGRKSSARRPWHGGAPLTEEDIELRGEHPWQAVGPSPVAVGEGKPVPAELSAEDLPRIVQMWVDAAKRAVDAGFDIIEVHSAHGYLLNQFLSPIANRRNDAYGGELENRMRFPLEVISAVRAVIPEDKPLLVRISAVDGVDEGWTLEESVIYGQRLREIGVDAIDCSSGGIGGAATMNRLARFPGFQLPLSQAVRESSGLPTVGVGLIFKPQQAEDALEAGQADIIAIGRECLNNPNWPDMALTELDPARSYAHWQPGIGWWLEKRESIIRTYEEEMAAAERESA; the protein is encoded by the coding sequence ATGTCCAAGCTTGCCCAATCCCTGAGCCTCCGCGGCGTCACGCTGCCGAACCGCGTCATGGTCTCGCCCATGTGCACCTATGGCACCTCCGGAGACGGCGTTGCCACGGACTGGCATTTCGCACACTACGGCCGGCTCGCCATGGGCGGTGCCGGCATGGTTATGCTCGAGGCGACCTCCATCGACCCGGTGGGGCGCCACAGCTACGCCGACCTCGGAATCTGGACCGACGAGCAGGCGGAGGCGCTGGGGCGCATCGCGGGGTTCATCAAGGCGCAGGGATCGGTCGCCGCGATCCAGCTTCAGCACGCCGGCCGCAAGTCCAGCGCGCGCCGGCCGTGGCACGGCGGTGCGCCGCTGACCGAAGAGGACATCGAGCTGCGCGGCGAACACCCCTGGCAGGCAGTCGGCCCCAGCCCGGTGGCCGTGGGCGAGGGCAAGCCGGTGCCCGCCGAGCTTTCGGCCGAGGATCTGCCGCGCATCGTTCAGATGTGGGTGGACGCCGCGAAGCGCGCGGTCGACGCCGGCTTCGACATCATCGAGGTGCATTCGGCGCATGGCTACCTGCTGAACCAGTTCCTGTCGCCGATCGCAAACCGCCGCAACGATGCATACGGCGGTGAGCTGGAGAACCGCATGCGCTTCCCGCTCGAGGTGATCTCGGCCGTGCGCGCGGTGATCCCGGAGGACAAGCCGCTGCTCGTGCGGATCAGCGCGGTCGACGGTGTCGACGAGGGCTGGACGCTGGAGGAATCGGTGATCTACGGCCAACGCCTGCGCGAGATCGGCGTGGACGCCATCGACTGCTCATCAGGCGGCATCGGTGGTGCGGCGACGATGAACCGGCTCGCCCGTTTCCCCGGCTTCCAGCTTCCGCTGAGCCAGGCGGTGCGCGAGAGCTCGGGGCTGCCGACCGTCGGCGTCGGCCTGATCTTCAAGCCGCAGCAGGCCGAGGATGCGCTCGAAGCCGGGCAGGCGGACATCATCGCCATCGGTCGCGAATGCCTGAACAACCCCAACTGGCCGGACATGGCGCTTACCGAGCTCGATCCGGCCCGGAGCTACGCGCACTGGCAGCCCGGCATCGGCTGGTGGCTGGAGAAGCGCGAGAGCATCATCCGCACCTACGAGGAAGAAATGGCCGCAGCGGAACGCGAGTCGGCCTGA
- a CDS encoding MmgE/PrpD family protein, translating to MTKPRDLSLALAEFAVTTPRAAIPDAAAEKARMSLLDTLGVCLAASGLEPAARGMNAIVTEHGGKPDCTLLGFGGRAPAMMAAMNNGALAHCLDYDDQTPWGQHCSSSIVPAVLAVAERQGGVSGDALITAIAIGQDIFARLRRNVAWKKDWNLSTVLAIYGATAACGRVMGFDQAKMLAAFAAASQSSAGVMELVSGTGSDLRAVYAGFSAKGAVLAALLAEQGASGLETLFEGHNGVLPTYFAGHDREGILAGLGAEFMGAATLYKRWPAVGTSHSHMKAAIDIMAQNALVPAQIARIRLFVGDFHMLGCEPLDKRRAPETLVDAKFAMPFLVAAAILRGGLSVANFSPDGLRDPDVRALAGKIEPVADPDLDWTMEMPPGRVEITLDDGRSFTATGTRVPGNADAPLGWDGVIAKFRECCAVAHTPPDPATVTRVAEMAQDLDGMSDATEILRVLTRAPACA from the coding sequence ATGACCAAGCCCCGCGACCTGTCACTGGCGCTCGCCGAGTTCGCCGTGACCACACCCCGCGCCGCCATTCCGGACGCTGCAGCCGAGAAGGCCCGGATGAGCCTGCTCGACACGCTCGGTGTCTGCCTGGCCGCATCCGGGCTGGAACCGGCGGCGCGGGGCATGAACGCCATCGTGACCGAGCATGGCGGCAAGCCCGATTGCACGTTGCTCGGCTTCGGCGGTCGCGCCCCGGCGATGATGGCGGCGATGAACAACGGCGCGCTGGCGCATTGCCTGGACTACGATGACCAGACACCGTGGGGTCAGCATTGCTCGTCCTCCATCGTGCCCGCCGTGCTGGCCGTGGCCGAGCGGCAGGGGGGCGTATCCGGCGACGCACTGATCACGGCCATTGCCATCGGTCAGGACATCTTTGCCCGGCTGCGCCGCAACGTGGCATGGAAGAAGGACTGGAACCTTTCGACCGTGCTGGCAATCTACGGTGCCACCGCCGCCTGCGGTCGGGTGATGGGGTTCGACCAGGCGAAGATGCTGGCCGCGTTTGCCGCCGCCAGCCAGTCCTCGGCCGGGGTGATGGAGCTGGTCTCGGGCACCGGCAGCGACCTGCGCGCGGTCTACGCGGGCTTTTCAGCCAAGGGCGCAGTGCTGGCCGCGCTGCTGGCCGAGCAGGGGGCAAGCGGCCTCGAGACACTGTTCGAGGGGCACAACGGGGTGCTCCCCACCTATTTCGCCGGCCACGACCGCGAGGGAATACTCGCCGGCCTCGGCGCCGAGTTCATGGGGGCGGCCACCCTTTACAAGCGCTGGCCGGCGGTCGGCACGTCGCACAGCCACATGAAGGCCGCCATCGACATCATGGCGCAGAACGCGCTGGTGCCCGCGCAGATCGCGCGCATCCGCCTGTTCGTGGGGGATTTCCACATGCTGGGCTGCGAGCCGCTGGACAAGCGTCGCGCCCCCGAGACGCTGGTGGACGCCAAGTTCGCCATGCCGTTCCTGGTCGCCGCGGCGATCCTGCGGGGCGGCCTGAGCGTCGCGAATTTCAGCCCCGACGGGCTGCGCGACCCCGACGTCCGGGCGCTGGCAGGGAAGATCGAGCCGGTCGCCGACCCCGATCTCGACTGGACGATGGAGATGCCTCCGGGCCGGGTCGAGATCACTCTCGATGACGGCCGCAGCTTTACCGCCACCGGCACCCGCGTGCCGGGAAACGCCGACGCACCTCTTGGCTGGGATGGCGTGATCGCGAAGTTCCGCGAGTGCTGCGCCGTCGCCCACACGCCGCCCGATCCCGCTACCGTCACCCGCGTCGCGGAGATGGCCCAAGACCTCGATGGGATGAGCGACGCCACCGAAATCCTGCGCGTGCTGACCCGCGCGCCCGCCTGCGCGTGA
- a CDS encoding C4-dicarboxylate TRAP transporter substrate-binding protein encodes MNTLKGLLMAGVLALPGAAMAETYRASSWLPDNESTVVVMRWFTDQLEQKTDGDITFEVFSSGALMPPKSHLTGIGDGVVQLGFHTSGYTPSDVPIANALAGFGFISSDPVTIGAAWTDFVMHDDAQKEEFLEHGVVPMGGFSTPTYPIICNTKEPITELSQMEGLKVRSLGLIGKLVSDLGGVAVNIPAPEIYQALQTGQIDCAGIFPSYLTVDNSLAEVAKFSTDMKWTGSYNSPLFLINREFWSDLDTEDRATVFELAARAQARLQILYEDQQQLSFDQAVAEHGHTVVQPGESIQTAVTEWVENGVGDMAGVARDTYGIEDPEALFARFQPYVTKWEELIGGMDDKFDEDALTAMLMDNIYNTLDPAEYAVE; translated from the coding sequence ATGAACACCCTAAAGGGCCTGCTCATGGCAGGCGTGCTGGCGCTTCCCGGCGCGGCCATGGCCGAGACCTACCGCGCCTCGTCCTGGCTGCCGGACAACGAGTCCACTGTGGTGGTGATGCGCTGGTTCACCGACCAGCTGGAACAGAAGACCGACGGCGACATCACGTTCGAGGTGTTTTCCTCGGGTGCGCTGATGCCGCCGAAGTCGCATCTGACCGGCATCGGCGACGGCGTGGTGCAGCTGGGCTTCCACACCTCGGGCTACACGCCCTCGGACGTGCCGATCGCCAATGCGCTGGCGGGTTTCGGCTTCATCTCGTCCGACCCTGTGACCATCGGGGCGGCCTGGACCGATTTCGTCATGCACGACGACGCACAGAAGGAAGAATTCCTCGAGCACGGCGTGGTGCCCATGGGCGGCTTCTCGACGCCGACCTATCCGATCATCTGCAACACCAAGGAGCCGATCACCGAGCTGTCGCAGATGGAAGGGCTCAAGGTCCGCTCGCTCGGGCTGATCGGCAAGCTCGTCTCGGACCTCGGCGGCGTAGCGGTGAACATTCCCGCCCCCGAGATCTACCAGGCGCTGCAGACCGGTCAGATCGACTGCGCCGGCATCTTCCCGTCCTACCTGACGGTCGACAACAGCCTTGCCGAGGTCGCCAAGTTCAGCACCGACATGAAATGGACCGGCAGCTACAACTCGCCGCTCTTCCTCATCAACCGGGAGTTCTGGTCCGATCTCGACACCGAGGACCGCGCCACCGTCTTCGAACTGGCTGCCCGCGCGCAGGCGCGGCTGCAGATCCTCTACGAGGACCAGCAGCAGCTTTCCTTCGACCAGGCGGTTGCCGAACACGGCCATACCGTCGTTCAGCCCGGTGAAAGCATCCAGACCGCGGTTACCGAGTGGGTCGAGAACGGCGTCGGCGACATGGCCGGCGTCGCACGCGACACCTACGGCATCGAGGACCCCGAGGCGCTCTTTGCCCGCTTCCAGCCCTACGTCACCAAGTGGGAGGAGCTGATCGGCGGCATGGACGACAAGTTCGACGAGGATGCCCTCACGGCGATGCTTATGGACAACATCTACAACACGCTCGATCCGGCCGAATACGCCGTCGAGTGA
- a CDS encoding SDR family NAD(P)-dependent oxidoreductase: protein MSKLAGRSYIVTGAGSGIGAATVARLIEDGANVVAVDLDADAAQKTLDDLGVDKGRAIAVGVDVSDESKVDEMTAQGVATFGGLDGVVNCAGVRGVGNILDTEHGVWDLNMDVNIEGSFNTSQAFCRYAREHNRPGSIVNISSQAGVEAVPNRLAYVTSKHGVVGLTRGVAIEMAQHGIRCNGIAPGMIATAMTAGMRADPENLEKIRKAHPIGREGQPEEIAAVISFLLSDDASYVTGIMMPVDGGITAGAASF, encoded by the coding sequence GTGAGCAAGCTTGCAGGACGCAGTTACATCGTCACCGGCGCCGGAAGCGGCATCGGTGCCGCCACCGTCGCCCGCCTGATCGAGGATGGCGCCAACGTGGTGGCCGTCGACCTGGATGCCGACGCGGCACAGAAGACGCTGGACGACCTCGGAGTCGACAAGGGCCGGGCGATTGCCGTCGGGGTCGACGTGTCGGACGAGTCGAAGGTCGACGAGATGACCGCGCAGGGGGTTGCCACCTTCGGCGGGCTCGACGGTGTCGTGAACTGCGCCGGCGTGCGCGGTGTCGGCAACATCCTCGACACCGAGCACGGTGTCTGGGACCTCAACATGGACGTGAACATCGAGGGCTCGTTCAACACCAGCCAGGCGTTCTGCCGCTACGCCCGCGAACACAACCGCCCCGGTTCGATCGTCAATATCTCGTCCCAGGCAGGTGTCGAGGCCGTTCCGAACCGCCTCGCCTATGTCACCTCGAAGCACGGCGTGGTGGGTCTGACGCGTGGCGTGGCCATCGAGATGGCGCAGCACGGCATCCGCTGCAACGGCATCGCGCCGGGCATGATCGCCACGGCGATGACAGCCGGCATGCGCGCCGATCCCGAGAATCTCGAGAAGATCCGCAAGGCCCATCCCATCGGCCGCGAGGGTCAGCCCGAGGAGATCGCCGCGGTGATTTCCTTCCTGCTCAGTGACGATGCGAGCTACGTCACCGGCATCATGATGCCCGTGGACGGCGGCATCACCGCAGGCGCCGCCTCGTTCTGA
- a CDS encoding zinc-binding dehydrogenase, translated as MKMKAAVLHAQGLPKPYAESTPYVIEEVDLEGPGPGEVLVEIRSAGLCHSDLTTMAGERARPLPFVGGHEGAGIVQEVGAGVQHLKPGDHVVMTIGGSCGVCRFCLKGKPQLCDAATQTRAEGRLPNGAMKMRLNGEPVKHYFGISAFAQYAVLTPDCLVKIDKAVPWDVAAIFGCAVATGVGAVLNTAQVRPGQHVAVFGLGGVGLSAVMGAKASGASRIIGIDLLDSKFDLARELGCTDCLRADDPELVQKVMDLTGGGVDVAIEVSGAMPALTSAWSLTAKTGEVIVVGLPKGGQTWPLDPTAMIFTEKTIRGSIMGGGIAMRDIPVYERMYLDGALQLNRLKSAEFGFDQINEGFDRLDRGEVIRQILLPHG; from the coding sequence ATGAAGATGAAAGCCGCCGTGCTGCACGCGCAGGGGCTGCCGAAGCCCTATGCCGAAAGCACCCCCTACGTGATCGAAGAGGTGGACCTCGAAGGGCCCGGTCCCGGCGAGGTCCTGGTCGAGATCCGCTCGGCGGGCCTGTGCCATTCCGACCTGACCACGATGGCGGGTGAGCGTGCCCGGCCCCTGCCCTTTGTCGGTGGACACGAGGGCGCGGGCATCGTTCAGGAGGTGGGCGCCGGTGTCCAGCACCTGAAACCCGGCGACCACGTGGTGATGACCATCGGCGGAAGCTGCGGCGTGTGCCGGTTCTGTCTGAAGGGCAAGCCGCAACTCTGCGATGCGGCGACCCAGACCCGCGCCGAGGGGCGCTTGCCTAACGGTGCCATGAAGATGCGCCTGAACGGGGAACCGGTGAAGCATTACTTCGGCATCTCGGCCTTTGCGCAATACGCGGTGCTGACACCCGACTGCCTCGTGAAGATCGACAAGGCAGTGCCCTGGGACGTGGCCGCGATCTTCGGCTGCGCGGTGGCGACCGGGGTGGGCGCGGTGCTCAACACGGCGCAGGTCCGACCGGGCCAGCATGTGGCGGTCTTCGGGCTTGGCGGTGTCGGCCTCAGCGCGGTGATGGGCGCGAAGGCCTCGGGTGCCTCGCGCATCATCGGGATCGACCTGCTGGACTCCAAGTTCGACCTCGCCAGGGAACTCGGCTGCACCGACTGCCTGCGTGCAGACGATCCCGAGCTGGTGCAGAAGGTCATGGACCTGACCGGTGGTGGCGTAGATGTCGCGATCGAGGTGTCCGGCGCGATGCCGGCGCTGACCTCCGCGTGGTCCCTGACCGCCAAGACCGGCGAGGTGATCGTCGTCGGCCTCCCCAAGGGCGGGCAGACCTGGCCGCTCGATCCGACCGCCATGATCTTCACCGAGAAGACCATCCGCGGCTCGATCATGGGCGGCGGGATCGCGATGCGCGACATCCCTGTCTACGAGCGCATGTATCTCGACGGCGCGCTGCAGCTGAACCGCCTGAAGAGCGCGGAGTTCGGCTTCGACCAGATCAACGAGGGCTTCGACCGGCTGGACCGGGGCGAGGTCATCCGGCAGATCCTGCTGCCGCACGGCTGA
- a CDS encoding shikimate dehydrogenase family protein — translation MTINLNGRTRLYPLLGDPIIYARSPDWLSHHMAKRGMNMISLPMQVPEGQLKTVLDGLAATGNVDGLSLTMPHKVTGFQYCATVTETSRMLGVVAAIRRNKDGSWHGHTTDGDAFVKAQIDNGATIDGAKVLVLGAGGAGSAIVISMLEQGAAEVGVCDTDGSRSEKIVGLLKDKWGEKVYVADNDPTGFDVISNATPMGMEEGDPLPLDTSRLTPEMFVGDVVAGHGETAWIAAAEAAGCRTADGDAMVVAVLDVMCDFLEDAWQAQG, via the coding sequence ATGACCATCAATCTCAACGGCCGGACGCGGCTCTATCCGCTGCTCGGCGATCCGATCATCTACGCCCGTTCGCCGGACTGGCTGAGCCATCACATGGCCAAGCGCGGGATGAACATGATCTCGCTGCCGATGCAGGTGCCCGAGGGTCAGCTCAAGACCGTGCTCGACGGGCTGGCCGCGACGGGCAACGTCGACGGGCTGAGCCTGACGATGCCGCACAAGGTCACCGGTTTCCAGTATTGCGCCACGGTGACCGAGACCTCGCGGATGCTCGGCGTGGTCGCCGCGATCCGTCGCAACAAGGACGGGTCCTGGCACGGGCACACGACCGACGGCGATGCCTTCGTGAAGGCGCAGATCGACAACGGCGCCACCATCGACGGCGCGAAGGTTCTGGTGCTGGGGGCCGGTGGCGCAGGCAGTGCCATCGTCATCTCGATGCTCGAACAGGGCGCCGCCGAGGTCGGGGTGTGCGATACCGACGGCAGCCGGTCGGAGAAGATCGTGGGCCTGCTCAAGGACAAGTGGGGCGAAAAGGTCTACGTGGCCGACAACGACCCCACCGGCTTCGACGTGATCAGCAACGCCACGCCGATGGGCATGGAAGAGGGAGACCCGTTGCCGCTCGACACCTCCAGGCTGACCCCGGAAATGTTCGTGGGCGACGTGGTGGCGGGCCATGGGGAAACCGCCTGGATCGCTGCCGCCGAGGCCGCCGGGTGCCGCACCGCAGACGGCGATGCGATGGTGGTCGCGGTCCTCGACGTGATGTGCGACTTCCTTGAGGATGCCTGGCAGGCCCAGGGGTAG